CTCTCAACATTCTCACAGGGTCCTCACGATAGCGAAGCGCCGGATGGCCGATCATTTTCAGCCTGCCTGCCTTTAAATCTTCCAGTCCCCCCGTATAGTCGATAATTGAAAAGTCCTTTATATCATAAAAGAGGGCATTGACTGTAAAGTCCCGCCGGGCGGCATCTTCCTCCGGTGTCCCCCACACATTGTCCCTCAGGATCAATCCTTCTTCCGATTGCAGCCTCCCTTCAAAAGGTTTCTTTCTCGAATCACCAATTTCATTATTACTGTTCCCTGAAGGGACCTCCTGATTTTCGGATTCTTCCGCCTTGTTTTCGCCACCTTCATCCGCCAGGGAGCGGAAAGTGGAAACTTCGATGATTTCCCCCTTAAAGCGGATATGGGCAATCCTGAAGCGCTTGCCGATGAGAAAGGCATTCCTGAAAACCTTCTTTATCTCTTCCGGTGTTGCATTGGTGACAATATCGAAATCTTTCGGCTCCCGGCCAAGCAGGATGTCTCTGACGCCCCCGCCTGCCAGATAAGCAATGTAGTCAAAACGCCTTAAGCGCCGGAGCACTTTTAAAGCGTTTTCGCTGATCAGCTTCCTGGAAAGAGGGTGTTCGGAACGGGGAATGATGAGTGCTTCTTTTTTTATGTCTACGCTATGAGGCATTAAGTTTGGTTTGGTTGTGTGATTATGTTGCTTTGATTAGTTTAATTTATTCATGCATTCTAAAAGCTTTTATCTGTGTCCCCTTTAAGTTTCTCCGCATATCCTAAAATCCCAACATCTCCATCCCTTTCTCCTGCCTTCCCAGGAGTTGTGCTTTCACCTTTGTGCCTGCCTTGAACTCTCCCCCTTCGTCGGGGATAACGATGAGACAGTTTGCCCTTGACATGGAAAGCAGGATTCCGCTCCCCTGAGCGCCGGTAGTTTCTACCTTATATTTGCCTTCTTCAAAAAAGAGCTTGCCTCTTATAAAATGCTTTCTTCCTTTCTTGCTCATAACGGTTTCCGTCAGTTCGGCATCTACGACGGGCCTGAAGGGTTCCCTGCAGCCTCCCATGGAACGGAGGAGCGGTCTTACGAACTGTTCGAAAGAGACCATGGTAGAAACGGGATTTCCCGGAAGGCCGAAGACGGGTTTGTCTCCCAGTCTTCCGAAGGCAACAGGATGGCCCGGCCGCATATCGACACGCCAGAATTTGATTTCAACGCCCAGTTCCTGTAAAACATCTTTAACATAGTCATGGTAGCCCATGGAAACGCCACCGGAGGTAATCACCACATCGGCCTTGAGGGCTTCATTTAGTTTATTGCGGAGATCTTCTTTAGTATCTTTCGCAATTCCCAGGAGCAGCGGCAGGCCGCCTGCTTCTTTGACTTGCGCTGCCAGGGCATAGCCGTTGGAGTTAGTGATTTTCTCTTCATTATAAGGTTCATCGAGATCCCTGATTTCATCACCTGTTACGAGAACGGCAACGAGTGGCTTTCTAAAGACGGTAACCACGGGTTTTCCCATAAGGGCGAGCATGCCCGCTTCGGCAGGTCCGATTAGCGTGCCTCTTTCATAGACGGCATCACCCTTTTGTATATTTTCACCCTTCCTCCTAATATCCTGCCCCTTTTTTCCCCCTTTGTATATTTCAATAACTTCCCCTCTCGACCGGTTTGTATCTTCCACCCTGATCACCGTATCGGCGCCCTCCGGCAGGGGTGCTCCCGTCATGATGCTTGTTGCTTCGCCCTTGCCGAGGGCATGTTCCGGTTTCTCTCCTGCATGAACGTCTTGCAGTACCTTCAGTTTGACAGGATTTTCCGGTGAAGCGTCTTTCACATCCTCCCACCTGACGGCAAAGCCGTCCATGGCGGAATTATCAGCAGGCGGGTGAAAAACAGGGCTCAATATATCTTCGGCAATGACCCTTCCATCAGCCTCTGTAATGGCCACCCTTTCAGCGGCTGTGGTCTCCGCCTTTTCAAGGACAATTTTTATCGCATCTTCGACTTTTTTCAATTTATTCACCTTTCGAGAGAGGAAATTGTGTCGATTCTAACCTATTTTCTACAGGTGGGCAACATTTAAGCTAACTTTTCTCCATATCGTCGTTGACTATCGGAATGATATCAAATAGACTGTGCTTTTTATAATGCTAACCTTAATTAGTTGGGGGCGTCATGTTAGAAAAATTAAAAGAAATAAGTGCAAATGGGGAAATAAGCACAAGGAAACCTGTGGTAGCATTTTTGATGTCCATTTGTCCCGGACTTGGCCAGCAATATGCAGGTTACCTTGTAAGGGGAATTGTTTTATACTTTTCCATCATCCTTATTTCCTGGTTAATCGCCATTGCCTTTATGTTTGTAAATAGTAAGGCCGGCGTCGTTCTATTTGCCATACCGGTCATAACTTTTTTCGCCATTGCCTTTGATGCCTACCGTTTGGCAGGCAAAGAGGATAAAAATTACCGCTTGCAATGGTTCAACCGCGGCTGGATATATGCCACTGTATTTTTACTGCTTCTTTTCACCGTCAATCCGCTAATCGATATATTAATCGGCAGCACCGTAACAAGGGCATCGCTTACCAATACAATCGCCATGGAACCGGCAATATTAAAGCACGATGTGTTGCTTATAAATAAGCTTGCCTACCGGCTTGGAGAGCCCAAAAAGGACGATATTGTTTCTATTTCTTACGACGAAGAGGCCTACAAGGGTCTTTCAAAGATTACCGGTGATCACATTATTCGAAGAATCGTCGCCCTTCCCGGTGATAAGGTCGAGGTTGACGGCAGGGACGTTCTCGTCAATGGCAAGGCCTTAAAAGAATCTTATGGATATTACGATGACAAGATTCTCCCTGAGGCGAACCTCATGGAAGATATTACCTTCAAACTTAAAGTCGTTCCTCCCGACAATTATTTTGTGCTCGGTGACAACAGGAGCTATAGCATGGACAGCCGCATCCTTGGCTTTATCCCCAAAGAAAAGATTGTTGGAAAGGTGACCAGGGTCTACTGGTCATGGAACTTTGAGGCGTCAAAAGGCGGGACGATCAAATGGGACAGGGTAGCGCTGCCTCTAAAGTAGAAAACTGTTTTTAATTATTTTTTGATATGCTTTTACGGATATAGTCTTCGATTCTGATGTGCTGTCCCTGCCCGTAACTTTCATACTCGGGCTTTTCCTTTTTGAGCGTTGAAAGTTCTTTTGAGAGATCGAAGGGGCCGTATCTCTCCCATAAAAAAATGATCATTTCATCGCACTCCCTGCGGTCTGCCCCGTGGCCGGCTGCCACAGCAGCGAGGTAGCAGGCCGGGCCATAGATGGCTTTCTCTTCAAGTTCGAAGGCATCTTCCAGGATCTGTTTTCCCCGCCTTCTGTTCATCAAATATATTGCAACAAAAAGGGCAGCGAAGATAATGACAAGAAGAATAAAGATTAGGGCTTTAGTCATTGAATCCCTGCCTTAAGTGTAGATGATTAATGCAATAAGCGGCGGGACCATAAGCAACCAGCCCATAAAAACAACAATAAAGCCCGGCAATGGATCGGGCTCTTCAGCATTCAGGTTGGCTAAAGTGGCGAAATCACCAATCTCCCTGCCGAACCATATGGCGCCCAGTGGAAGAACCATATAGGTTGTTAGAAAAAACCATCCCTCCGTTTCCCACATAAAATGAGCGATAACGGAATAAACCAGGGTCATTAGACCCGATATAATTCTGCCTGGCTGCATAAATCCCCTGTAGCTCTTATTTAAGATACTCGCCAGTTAATATAATATAGGAAGGGAGCCTTTGTAAATGGACAAAGGTTTTTTTGATCAGCACGGGAGTATTTGCTGAATGAAAGTTTGTCCTTCTTTCAGGAGCAGGAGCTGCTGTTGCCGACCGTCTTCATTGCTCTTTGCCTGTAAAGGGCAATCAGCTTTTTTGCCGTAATTGGGAAAAGCCCCAGCAGGACGAAAGAAAAAAGCAGACCCGGTGAAAGAATTCCGGCGAGGGTATCAATTTTTGCCAGTTCCTTTCCGGCGTTTACATAAACAACCGTCCCGGCAAACATGCCCAGCTGTGATACCCAGAAAAAGGAACGAAGCCGCATTTTTGTAAGTCCCATGGCAAGGTTGATCATAAAAAAGGGAAAAACCGGGATCAGTCTCATTGTGAAAAGATAAAAGGAGCCTTCCCTGTGAATACCGTCATTAATGGTTTTCAACTTATCTCCGAACTTCTCCTGGACCCAGTCCCTCAAGAGAAAGCGGGCCGCCAAACAGGCGAGTGTCGCCCCGATGGTGCTTGCAAAGGAGACAATAATCGTCCCGGCAAATAAACCGAAGAGCGCCCCGCCGGCAAGCGTCATCACCGCAGCTCCGGGGAGAGACAGGGCCGTCACAAGAATATATATAGCCATATAGCCTGAAATAACAGCCAGACTATTTTCACTGTACATGCTCTGAAAACTTTCCTGGGAAGCCTTAATGTAGGCCAATGTCAGATATTGGCCCAGTTCAAAATATCTGAAAGCGGCAATAAAGAATACAATTCCCGATACAATCAATAGTTTATTAGCCACTTTCCGGTTCATTTCCTGCTCCTTTACGCTTACTATGCTCGGCAGATGAATCTATTATAAGTTAAAGGGATTCATCTTGGCACTATTTCTATTATAGCTTTTAGATGGAATAAACGACCAATAGGTTCTGTTTCCGGGAGAGTTTTTTCCGGCTCCAGGAGGGAGACTGAAAAGATGGCCTTCATACAGCCTATGGCATGATGTCCCTATCCTCCCGTTTTCTCTTTCTTTTCCCGATTATTCTCTATTTTCAGTGGACAAATCCCAAAGGGTTTAAGCAGGCAAAATATTTATTATAAATAGCAATATGTGTCGCGCAATAGGGTAAAAAATATGATATAAAATTATTTTTCAGGCTAAGGCGGGCATCTGATGATATTAATTGGACGGCTTTTTACTTTATATTAAAACTTTTTTAAAAAGGGGTATGCTAATGTGCAAGCGCTTGTTCGTTTTTTTTGTTTTTTTTCTTCTCTTTTGTTCCTCCTGCGACAGGAATTCCGATGAAAAGAGCAGCCAAAACAGAGGGCGGCAACAAAAACAGGAGAACACAAAATCTGCCCCTTTGCCTGCCTCCCTTTCAATACCTGACCATTGGCGGAAAAATCCTTCGCACCTTTTCTACCGCCGGTATTCGCCAAGTGAGGCAAAGGCCAAAAATATTCTTATCAATGCGCTTAATCAAAAGGGCGTCTATGGCGGTCAGTTTCAATATTTGGAAGACGGGGCTAATGGTTCCGGACCTCAGTTAGCAAAGAAGGCCACCCCTTTTATTCAAAGCGATGGTGAAATTACTCTCATAGAAAGTGAATTGCCCATACAAATAGCTGCTATCGTTGATGAGAATGTATGGGTATACCAAAAAAATGAAAATGAACAAGTCCGGCTTGGCCGGTGGCGTGATCAAGTTTTTGTGCCATTTGAAGATCTTGAACTGGAAAATCTTGTTTTGCTGGCAGTGAATGATAACAATAATCTTGTTTTGCGGGGAAGGGTTCCCCATTCAGAAAAAATAATAGAAAAAACTTTTTTACAAACACCTCAAGGAGAATGGAGCGAACTGGAGATAAAGAATGCCCTTGTAAGCGCTATTAATAATAAGCGGCAGCTTGTCGCTAACAGGACTGTGGAAGGTCTCAACAGGGCCCTGTTTTGGGAAAACAGCAAAATGCAGCCCCTGGCCTTGCCGCCGGATGTGCTTGAAAGTGAAGTTAATGATATTAATAATCATGGCGCCGCCGTCGGGACAGTCACTTTCAGCAATGGCAGGCAACAGGCGATTATATGGGAGACAGGCGATAACCGCTTCGAGTTGTTAAACACCCTTGGCGGCGACCGTGCCCAGGGCCTTTCCATTAATGATGACCGTTTTGTGGCAGGCTGGTCTGAAAACGCTGACGGGGAACGCAGGGGTTGCCTCTGGATGGGAGAGACGGCAAGGGAAATAAAATACCCTGTTGCCGGAGGCGATTTTGAATTAGTAGAAGTAAGAAAGATCAATAATAATGGAGAAGTTATTGCGCGCACAAATAATGGTCATACCAGAGAGCGAGGCAGCAATAGCGGCCCCGGGACCACTGAAGGTCCCCGGGAAGAGGAGGAAGAAGAGGATATTTTTCTGACACCACCGGACTGGCCGCCTGTAAATCCTGTGCCTCAATTCCCGGACAAGGCCGACAGCTGTTGCGGCATGGTTGAAAATGTTATTTTCTTCCCTGTAACCAAAGATCCCCTCGAACCGCCCGACAAACAGGAAGCCATGCAGGAACCGGCCATGGGCGCCCATCAGGCCTTTTTGCACGACGGCGCCTTTTTTGAAACACAGGAGGACCTTTATGTTAAGTCTACGGGCTTCCCCTTTCGTTTTCAGCGTTTTTATCGCAGCAACATTAAGATCAAGAAGGGCGGTGTCATCGGTTACAACTGGGACTTCAATTTAAATAAACGGATCGTACCCATTGTGCAGCATGAGCATAACGGGCTCTTTGTGGAAGACACAACGCGGGACCAGCCGCAATTGTATTATTTTAACGGTTCGGGCCGCCGTGATCATTATGTGGAAAAGCACAGTGAATGGCGCCAGGTGTTAAATTTCAATAAAGAGTTTAAAGCCTATGTAACAACCTATCAGTCGCCGCCGGGAGCCTTTCATGAAATTCAGCGTTATGTGCTGGCTGACCCGGATAGGCATCCTTTTGCTTCTCATGTGAACGTGGATAACGCGCATAATGAATCCATTTTTTATGTGTTGCGTGATCCAGAGGGCACTCGCTACGTTTTTAATTGCCGCGGGCAGATAATATATCAGATAGATCGTCACGAAAACAGGATGGAGTTTCAATATGAAGGGCAGTGGCATCCTTTAACCCAAAGCCCCATGCTGTCTAAAATCATCGATACGGAAAAGCGGGAGTACATTGTTGACACCCGCTCTACCCGTGAATATGAAACCTTTGGCACCAACTTTTTATGCCGGTATATTTCATCGACAATTCCTGTGCCCGTCATTACCCGAATAACGGATTTTAGCGGCCGCACGGTTGAATTCGAATATGCAATGGCCGGTCTTGATCCGGTTTTAGAGGAAGCAGAACAGCAATTCGGCAATGCCCTTTATATTACCCGATATACTCATGAGAAAAAAGATGACTACTATCTGCTGACCAGCATTAAAGCCCCCAATGAATCCTTGAGTTCAGGACCGGCCTATTTAATTAACCGGTATGACATGAATTCCAGCCAAAGCTATGAATTAAGAGAACAAAAGCTTGGCAGCACCTCTTATCAATTATCTTTTAACCAAAGCACCGTGACCATTATTGATCCTAACCAAAATCGCCTGGAATACACCTTAAAAGACGGCCCCGCCGGATCGGTTATTGAAACGTTAAAAAAGACCGGTGCAAGCGGACCGGACAGAGGACCCTGGACGACGACCTATAAATACAACAGCGACGGTCAGCGCACTGAAGTTGAAAATCCGGCAGGAAACAGCATTGTTTACGAATATGAAGGTAAAAACCGGCAGGTAACGTTAGGGCCTGTAAGGAACTGGAAAGATCGGGGCTTAACTTATGAAAATAATTTGGCCCGGGGGAATCTGAAAAAGATTATCCGGCGCTCCAATCAGGCAAGAGACCCTTACCGGGAAATTTCCACTCAATGGCGGTATGAAAAGCTCTATAACCAGGTAGAAAAAGAGATTGACGCCAGGAACAATGAGATTGAATATATTTACAAATATGATAAGGGTAATGGCTATAATGGAAATCCCGTTGAGAAAGTCTTGCCTCCATTAACGCGTGTCGGTGGCCATGCACCCTTAAGGGATTTAAAACAGTATTATCGTTATAGCAATAACGGACAGTTAACGGGCTTCACCGATACGGATAATTCAAAAACAACATTCAGCTATGGCGCATTTGCTTACCTCGTTGCCATTAACTACCCTGATGGTTCACACCGTTATAAAAATGATGAATTAGGTTTTGTCATTGAAGAAACGACACCTTCAGGAACCCGCATTAAGTACACCGTCGATAAGCGAGGATATGTTACAACGAGGATTGACGACTTTGGCGGTTTTAATAATCGCACCGATTACCGTTACGACTACAATGGAAACCTCCTGTCAATAAGAAAAGAAGTGAAAGATAATTTTACTTCCGGAGCACCCCCAAGCCCTCGGCCCGGTGGTATTCAGGACGTTGTCACCGGCTTTACCTATGATGTCTTGAACCGTAAGCGCACAGAGATCGTAACTGCCGGACAAAAAACAAAGCATTTGCAATGGCAATACGACGGTAATGGCAATATTACGTCATTTACACAGCCTTCCCCTGCTGCGGCCGGGCAGAGTGTTACCACAAGCCAGCGTTTTGACGGCAGGGATTTATTAATTTCCTTAACACAGGCGGCAGGCACTTCGCAAGCACGGACGACACGTTTTGATTATGACCTCAACGGCAACCTTATTCGGTCAGAAAAAGCAGGTAACCGTATAAGTGATTATGATTATGACGGTTTTGACCGTTTGATTGTGGAAGGTGATGATAATGGCGGCGGCCTTGCCATGACGCTCGATCCCAACGGCAATCCTCTATTACTGGAATATATGGGCGACAAGGGACTTGGCAATAATTCCGGTGGCACACTTTATAAAGCCGAGCGTGAGTATGACGCCATGAATAATTTAGTAAAAACGAGAGTCCACCTTTTGACAGGGGGCTCTCAGGCGGCAGAAACACTTTGGGTATACAACAGGGCAATATTGCCGGAAAAAGTCATTCACCCCAACGGAGGAGTGGAAGAGAGAAAATACACACCGGCAAAAAAACTGGCTTTTTTAAAAGATCCCGAAGGTAATGAAAGTAAATACACCTACGACAGTGGTGGACGCCTGACTTCAGTAGTGCAAAAGGACCGGGAAAATAGCTATGACAGAAGTCGGAAGCAGCTGCGCGCCGGCACGGGTTCCTATATCAGCGCCTTTCATTATGATGCCCTGGACAGGTTAATAAAAAAAGAACTGCCCCCTTCGGAGTCATACCATTTGTTTTATAACAGCGATGGGGCAGTGCGGGGCATACTGGATCAGGGTAATCGTTTATCTGTTTTTACCTATGACAGTCTGGGTAACAAGCTTGCTGATAATTTGCCCTCCAATAGAATCCGTTATGAATACAATGAAGCGGGTATGGTAAAGCGCATAAGCTCTACGCTATCGGACCAGCGTTTTACTTACGATAGTCTGGGCCGCCGAAAAACAGTGGAAGACAGAAAGCGCAACGCAACAACCCGTTACCGTTACGATGAGTCCACACTGAGAATGACGGTAGTGCAACCCAATGGCAACACAGTCGGTACGCGCTATAACAAATTGGGCAAGGCCGAAGCGGTGGAAGTTAATTATTCGGGGCATCAGTTTTTTCCCATGATCAGCAGATTGCGCTACCGTTATGATGGTCTGGGACGTTTAACCTATGCGGAAAATGGTCCCGTGGGCGCTCCTGTAAAGGTTTCATTAAGTTATGACGGCCTGGGCAATATTACTAAAGAAGAACAGGAATTCAGGAATGACAGGCAAACCGTTGAATATGACCGCGGTAATCGTTTTTCTCAAATCAATGTAAAGTTCCCCTCATTGGCGGGCAATATTCAGGTTCAAAATCGTCTCGATAAACTTGGCCGGGTTATTTCCGTAGAGGCATTGAATGAAACATCAAGTTATTACTATTCCGGCGTTAATCGTTTGTCGGGCCGGCTTACCGGTGATCAGCGGTTTGGGAATTATATTATTTATGATAATGCGCGGCGCCCTGTTGAAGCCCTGACGACAGATGCCATACTGAATAAAGAAATATGGCGTTCTTATGCCCGTTATGACAAGGGCCGCCTGGTGGATTCCAGGGAAATAAAGTTTGATGACAATGCTCAGTTTATAAAGCAGTCTTCCAGTTTTATGCCCCACTACAAGGGGAATGGAAGAGTGACCCATAGTGAATCACGTTTTCTGGCAGTGGAAAGCCGCGGCGCAACTCCTCAGCAGGCCATACAGAAGACCTACCGGCGTTATAATCGTACAGGCTTATTATCAGAAGTCATTGATGTTTCTTATAACGATCCGTCAGGAACGGGCGCG
The genomic region above belongs to Deltaproteobacteria bacterium and contains:
- the lepB gene encoding signal peptidase I → MLEKLKEISANGEISTRKPVVAFLMSICPGLGQQYAGYLVRGIVLYFSIILISWLIAIAFMFVNSKAGVVLFAIPVITFFAIAFDAYRLAGKEDKNYRLQWFNRGWIYATVFLLLLFTVNPLIDILIGSTVTRASLTNTIAMEPAILKHDVLLINKLAYRLGEPKKDDIVSISYDEEAYKGLSKITGDHIIRRIVALPGDKVEVDGRDVLVNGKALKESYGYYDDKILPEANLMEDITFKLKVVPPDNYFVLGDNRSYSMDSRILGFIPKEKIVGKVTRVYWSWNFEASKGGTIKWDRVALPLK
- a CDS encoding molybdopterin molybdotransferase MoeA; protein product: MNKLKKVEDAIKIVLEKAETTAAERVAITEADGRVIAEDILSPVFHPPADNSAMDGFAVRWEDVKDASPENPVKLKVLQDVHAGEKPEHALGKGEATSIMTGAPLPEGADTVIRVEDTNRSRGEVIEIYKGGKKGQDIRRKGENIQKGDAVYERGTLIGPAEAGMLALMGKPVVTVFRKPLVAVLVTGDEIRDLDEPYNEEKITNSNGYALAAQVKEAGGLPLLLGIAKDTKEDLRNKLNEALKADVVITSGGVSMGYHDYVKDVLQELGVEIKFWRVDMRPGHPVAFGRLGDKPVFGLPGNPVSTMVSFEQFVRPLLRSMGGCREPFRPVVDAELTETVMSKKGRKHFIRGKLFFEEGKYKVETTGAQGSGILLSMSRANCLIVIPDEGGEFKAGTKVKAQLLGRQEKGMEMLGF
- a CDS encoding polymorphic toxin-type HINT domain-containing protein, encoding MCKRLFVFFVFFLLFCSSCDRNSDEKSSQNRGRQQKQENTKSAPLPASLSIPDHWRKNPSHLFYRRYSPSEAKAKNILINALNQKGVYGGQFQYLEDGANGSGPQLAKKATPFIQSDGEITLIESELPIQIAAIVDENVWVYQKNENEQVRLGRWRDQVFVPFEDLELENLVLLAVNDNNNLVLRGRVPHSEKIIEKTFLQTPQGEWSELEIKNALVSAINNKRQLVANRTVEGLNRALFWENSKMQPLALPPDVLESEVNDINNHGAAVGTVTFSNGRQQAIIWETGDNRFELLNTLGGDRAQGLSINDDRFVAGWSENADGERRGCLWMGETAREIKYPVAGGDFELVEVRKINNNGEVIARTNNGHTRERGSNSGPGTTEGPREEEEEEDIFLTPPDWPPVNPVPQFPDKADSCCGMVENVIFFPVTKDPLEPPDKQEAMQEPAMGAHQAFLHDGAFFETQEDLYVKSTGFPFRFQRFYRSNIKIKKGGVIGYNWDFNLNKRIVPIVQHEHNGLFVEDTTRDQPQLYYFNGSGRRDHYVEKHSEWRQVLNFNKEFKAYVTTYQSPPGAFHEIQRYVLADPDRHPFASHVNVDNAHNESIFYVLRDPEGTRYVFNCRGQIIYQIDRHENRMEFQYEGQWHPLTQSPMLSKIIDTEKREYIVDTRSTREYETFGTNFLCRYISSTIPVPVITRITDFSGRTVEFEYAMAGLDPVLEEAEQQFGNALYITRYTHEKKDDYYLLTSIKAPNESLSSGPAYLINRYDMNSSQSYELREQKLGSTSYQLSFNQSTVTIIDPNQNRLEYTLKDGPAGSVIETLKKTGASGPDRGPWTTTYKYNSDGQRTEVENPAGNSIVYEYEGKNRQVTLGPVRNWKDRGLTYENNLARGNLKKIIRRSNQARDPYREISTQWRYEKLYNQVEKEIDARNNEIEYIYKYDKGNGYNGNPVEKVLPPLTRVGGHAPLRDLKQYYRYSNNGQLTGFTDTDNSKTTFSYGAFAYLVAINYPDGSHRYKNDELGFVIEETTPSGTRIKYTVDKRGYVTTRIDDFGGFNNRTDYRYDYNGNLLSIRKEVKDNFTSGAPPSPRPGGIQDVVTGFTYDVLNRKRTEIVTAGQKTKHLQWQYDGNGNITSFTQPSPAAAGQSVTTSQRFDGRDLLISLTQAAGTSQARTTRFDYDLNGNLIRSEKAGNRISDYDYDGFDRLIVEGDDNGGGLAMTLDPNGNPLLLEYMGDKGLGNNSGGTLYKAEREYDAMNNLVKTRVHLLTGGSQAAETLWVYNRAILPEKVIHPNGGVEERKYTPAKKLAFLKDPEGNESKYTYDSGGRLTSVVQKDRENSYDRSRKQLRAGTGSYISAFHYDALDRLIKKELPPSESYHLFYNSDGAVRGILDQGNRLSVFTYDSLGNKLADNLPSNRIRYEYNEAGMVKRISSTLSDQRFTYDSLGRRKTVEDRKRNATTRYRYDESTLRMTVVQPNGNTVGTRYNKLGKAEAVEVNYSGHQFFPMISRLRYRYDGLGRLTYAENGPVGAPVKVSLSYDGLGNITKEEQEFRNDRQTVEYDRGNRFSQINVKFPSLAGNIQVQNRLDKLGRVISVEALNETSSYYYSGVNRLSGRLTGDQRFGNYIIYDNARRPVEALTTDAILNKEIWRSYARYDKGRLVDSREIKFDDNAQFIKQSSSFMPHYKGNGRVTHSESRFLAVESRGATPQQAIQKTYRRYNRTGLLSEVIDVSYNDPSGTGAAPTRLRYNRFTHNQGGQVSNARTKVLRENKLRHLRPTGNHAYDESQLFDVALNERGISDNRQYQYDANGNVTDDGRFRYFYDFQSRLVRVEDIWVEARNMRGNIEYYYDGLGRRVFQRNRATPGVVLNIHNRKDIRFLYSGKQVIAEIEYDGGNTQKTLLARYIPGAAVNEILRMDRRKNDDISEPLASYYVHEGISGGMSFLSKANATETTGFTYFRNYQGHDLSHIREERYIEGGTTRMPYLARSKRYDGFSALTYDELSATSVADYRRSPEVDGRLYLIENWDRILQATQKVHPTPTVIKAMEYTVGGVIIVGLAPAAIAAAPGLVIMAKAGLTSTAISYGASQYVGVNYTFEQGMQDFAIGAVTGGASRMLGGMAALASPATKTFANTAAVALETSLETAIDVGVYGDDFTQSLILNTVLNGSSAIPGNSFTEGTLVSTNEGYVAIEKLERGHKVLSRNDQTGKVAYKEITEISRSQADELIQLEYKNRKKTLQLEGTPAHKIWVENRQAWVALSEVEKNDQLILENGERAAVEKVELITLNEALNTYDIEVDDWHTYFAVDSEDSAASYHKDAVWVHNNTSFSRMHKSARASRLKFGRQALDDKLSKGLITQAQHATQLADLGKQLTRKMNGTIGNIGEHAIHNYLKSLSHVVVGMQLHLKVNVGKTAKQQLLNLPTLPKSGVIRRYIDVLSIEQMKKHLVNNEVKTGNAVRTASQIAFDDLLAGGKVGLDQFYFSGRKTRQMLRRFLVNGAYIGKTDRLPRKLSLKYVVDKINAKDNSIGSMAFEMRRPDNFITR
- a CDS encoding TVP38/TMEM64 family protein, coding for MNRKVANKLLIVSGIVFFIAAFRYFELGQYLTLAYIKASQESFQSMYSENSLAVISGYMAIYILVTALSLPGAAVMTLAGGALFGLFAGTIIVSFASTIGATLACLAARFLLRDWVQEKFGDKLKTINDGIHREGSFYLFTMRLIPVFPFFMINLAMGLTKMRLRSFFWVSQLGMFAGTVVYVNAGKELAKIDTLAGILSPGLLFSFVLLGLFPITAKKLIALYRQRAMKTVGNSSSCS